A single Entelurus aequoreus isolate RoL-2023_Sb linkage group LG11, RoL_Eaeq_v1.1, whole genome shotgun sequence DNA region contains:
- the LOC133659975 gene encoding metalloreductase STEAP4-like isoform X2 yields the protein MSKEVKPESVSLRPLGGGAAVMATSEQEPVCIFGTGDLGRSLGQRLLQTDYKVVYGSRRPRSCGPLPEGAQAFSHADAAQLASLIFVCIHREHYDFMETLTSQLEGKVLVDVSNNPEKNLYPEANAAYLQRLLPGCQVVKGFNTLSAWTLQNGPSDASRQVYLCGNSAEAKQAVAEVATKMGLTVLDRGSLSAARELEDIPLQLFPEWKLPLQITVGLLAFFFFYLLIREVVYAYVDQGKDISFRIMVSLANKVFPIVSLIMLSLCYLPGVIAAFLQMYRGTKYRRFPDWLDRWMLCRKQLGLLALALAFLHVLYTLIIPIRYYVRYRIHDFTVTQIRENQTSEFDNTMAWRTDSYYSVGILGFGLYILLGITSLPSVSNALSWKEFSFIQVLLYPDCEYLPERLQRLL from the exons ATGTCAAAAGAGGTGAAGCCAGAGAGCGTGTCACTGCGTCCTCTGGGAGGAGGAGCAGCAGTCATGGCGACCTCGGAGCAGGAGCCGGTATGCATTTTTGGGACGGGAGACCTGGGACGCTCCCTAGGTCAGCGCCTGCTGCAGACGGACTACAAGGTGGTGTACGGCAGCCGCAGACCTCGCAGCTGCGGCCCGTTGCCTGAAGGAGCTCAG GCGTTCAGTCATGCTGACGCAGCCCAATTGGCCAGTCTGATCTTTGTGTGCATACACAGAGAACATTATGACTTCATGGAGACGCTCACCTCACAACTGGAGGGAAag GTGCTGGTGGATGTCAGCAACAACCCTGAGAAGAATCTGTACCCGGAGGCCAACGCTGCATATCTGCAGAG ACTGCTTCCTGGATGTCAAGTGGTGAAAGGCTTTAACACCTTGTCTGCCTGGACTCTGCAGAATGGACCCTCGGATGCCAGTAGACAG GTCTACCTGTGTGGGAACAGTGCAGAGGCAAAGCAGGCTGTTGCAGAGGTGGCCACCAAGATGGGTCTCACAGTTCTGGACAGGGGGTCTCTGTCTGCAGCCAGAGAGCTGGAGGACATTCCTCTGCAGCTCTTCCCAGAGTGGAAGCTGCCCCTCCAGATCACCGTCGGCCTCttggccttcttcttcttctatctgCTTATCAGAGAAGTCGTCTACGCCTATGTGGATCAAGGGAAAGACATCTCTTTCAGAATCATGGTGTCCCTGGCCAACAAG GTGTTTCCCATCGTGTCACTCATCATGTTGTCCTTGTGTTACCTGCCTGGTGTTATCGCTGCCTTCCTTCAGATGTACAGAGGAACTAAGTACAG GCGCTTCCCAGATTGGCTGGACCGATGGATGCTGTGCAGGAAGCAGTTGGGACTGTTGGCACTCGCCTTGGCCTTTCTGCATGTGCTCTACACTCTCATCATCCCAATAAG ATATTATGTGAGATACAGGATTCATGACTTCACTGTCACACAG ATCAGGGAGAACCAAACGTCAGAGTTCGACAACACTATGGCCTGGAGAACTGACTCTTACTACTCTGTGGGCATTCTGGGGTTCGGCCTGTACATCTTACTAGGAATAACATCTCTTCCGTCAGTTAGCAACGCTCTCAGCTGGAAGGAATTCAGCTTCATACAG GTGCTCCTTTACCCTGACTGTGAATATTTACCTGAAAGGCTGCAGAGATTGTTGTAG